Proteins encoded by one window of Companilactobacillus ginsenosidimutans:
- a CDS encoding siphovirus Gp157 family protein, producing the protein MATLYELTGNYLKLLEYAEDSDPTLYHDTMDSITDAIEDKAVGYAKVDKELAKDEVALKEEAQRLTARAHAIANNRKRLKENLQIAMEETSTPKIKTPEFTIYIQKNNPSVNIVDEHDIPAYLFETKQVIDKKRISSLLKEGKDVPGAELKTGSSLRIR; encoded by the coding sequence ATGGCCACATTATATGAATTAACTGGTAATTACTTAAAATTACTAGAATACGCAGAAGATTCAGACCCAACACTATACCACGACACAATGGACAGTATCACTGATGCCATTGAAGACAAAGCTGTCGGATACGCAAAGGTAGATAAAGAACTAGCAAAAGACGAAGTTGCACTAAAAGAAGAAGCGCAGCGACTTACTGCACGGGCTCACGCTATTGCAAACAACCGTAAGCGACTAAAAGAGAACCTGCAAATTGCTATGGAAGAAACTTCCACACCTAAGATCAAAACTCCAGAATTTACTATTTACATTCAGAAAAACAATCCTTCAGTAAACATTGTGGATGAACATGATATTCCCGCTTATCTATTTGAAACCAAACAGGTTATAGATAAGAAAAGAATTTCGTCACTTTTAAAGGAAGGGAAAGACGTGCCAGGCGCTGAATTGAAAACTGGATCATCTTTAAGGATTAGATAA
- a CDS encoding phage terminase small subunit P27 family translates to MAGKGGRYRLLEQSKANLTKQQQEAKYNAEVLASDGYKMLQPTPPKRLSGVAKAEWKRIVPDLRNLPIRAVDRAMVEQYCVWYQQFDEINRALDGADDMKDRITLINALDKISKNIRSAASEIGLTIDSRMRLNIPKDTKKQNNLKEIFG, encoded by the coding sequence ATGGCTGGTAAAGGTGGAAGATATAGGCTATTAGAACAATCAAAAGCTAATCTAACTAAGCAACAACAAGAAGCCAAATACAATGCCGAAGTGTTGGCTTCCGATGGTTATAAGATGTTACAACCTACACCCCCAAAACGGCTATCTGGAGTTGCTAAAGCAGAATGGAAGAGAATCGTACCAGACCTGCGTAACCTTCCTATAAGAGCTGTGGATAGGGCTATGGTAGAACAATATTGTGTTTGGTATCAGCAGTTTGATGAGATCAATAGGGCACTTGATGGTGCGGATGACATGAAAGATCGTATCACGTTGATTAATGCACTAGATAAGATATCAAAAAACATTCGTTCCGCAGCGTCTGAAATTGGATTAACTATTGATTCTAGAATGAGATTGAACATACCAAAAGACACCAAGAAACAGAACAATTTGAAAGAAATATTTGGATAG
- a CDS encoding VapE domain-containing protein, which yields MEKLDKEVEKAIQEHEKVVKNQEIANFPIPFSLNQYGKPKQNSLKNAMLAIRCDHLLCDTFAYNQFTYEIELRKTIPQLYINDTRMKDEYISLVLAYIEDEYEVLFPKSILENAITNEAIANSFNPVKDYLDHCFSKWDNKPRVDSLLSTFLGVEDSEVTKLQTRLFLVGAVLKVYKPASKFDFVLDLVGGQGAGKTTLLKKLSNGWYTDQFSDFKDKDGYVNMLRAWIVNDDEMTATARSSFEDLKKFASAERLEFRKAYGRITTNEYKNFVLARTTNQVQYLKDKTGSRRFLPNLVNKKDQLLNPVDHLTQEEIDQIWGEAVGLYQNGFSFQLTEEENKMLEKHRDEFIYVEPFEEQIDEFLENSDVEFTTSADIASEALNVDNLATNPRLGKKIKNIMDNKAGWKYERKMINGIRKRGYAKIAHVAHQLPT from the coding sequence GTGGAAAAACTGGATAAAGAAGTAGAAAAAGCTATTCAAGAACATGAGAAAGTTGTTAAGAATCAGGAAATCGCGAACTTTCCAATACCTTTTAGCCTTAATCAATATGGCAAGCCTAAGCAAAATAGCTTAAAAAATGCAATGTTAGCAATTCGTTGCGATCATCTCTTGTGTGACACATTTGCATACAATCAATTTACTTATGAAATTGAGTTGAGAAAGACGATACCACAACTATATATCAATGATACAAGGATGAAAGACGAGTACATATCTCTTGTATTGGCATATATAGAAGATGAGTACGAAGTATTATTTCCAAAATCCATATTGGAGAATGCGATAACTAATGAAGCAATTGCCAATAGTTTCAATCCAGTGAAAGATTACTTAGATCATTGTTTTTCAAAGTGGGATAACAAGCCTCGAGTAGATTCATTATTAAGTACTTTTCTTGGAGTAGAGGACAGTGAAGTAACTAAACTTCAAACAAGATTATTCTTGGTCGGTGCTGTATTAAAAGTCTATAAACCCGCTTCTAAATTTGACTTTGTTCTAGATCTTGTAGGTGGTCAAGGAGCCGGTAAAACAACTCTTTTAAAGAAATTGTCCAATGGTTGGTATACAGATCAATTCAGTGATTTCAAGGACAAAGACGGATATGTGAACATGCTCAGGGCGTGGATTGTTAATGACGACGAAATGACTGCAACAGCTAGAAGCAGCTTTGAAGACTTGAAGAAATTTGCCAGTGCGGAACGTCTTGAGTTTCGTAAGGCATATGGAAGAATCACAACCAATGAATACAAAAATTTTGTGTTAGCTCGAACCACTAATCAAGTTCAGTATTTGAAAGACAAAACGGGTTCTCGAAGGTTCTTACCCAACTTGGTAAACAAAAAGGATCAATTACTAAATCCAGTTGACCATTTAACGCAAGAAGAAATTGATCAAATCTGGGGCGAAGCAGTTGGCCTTTATCAGAACGGTTTTTCTTTTCAATTGACAGAAGAAGAAAATAAGATGCTCGAAAAACATCGAGACGAGTTCATTTATGTAGAGCCATTCGAAGAACAAATAGATGAATTTTTAGAAAACAGTGATGTTGAATTTACTACTAGTGCCGACATTGCAAGTGAAGCACTTAATGTTGACAACTTAGCAACCAATCCAAGGCTTGGTAAGAAGATAAAAAACATTATGGACAACAAGGCTGGTTGGAAGTATGAAAGGAAAATGATTAATGGAATAAGAAAAAGGGGCTACGCAAAAATTGCCCACGTTGCCCACCAATTGCCCACCTAA
- a CDS encoding helix-turn-helix domain-containing protein — MPEEQFAKVAYDIERSIKVELLNRDMTQKELAELIHANPQQLNRAIKGDMTPKSRELREQIEKVLGI, encoded by the coding sequence ATGCCAGAAGAACAATTCGCAAAGGTAGCATATGACATTGAACGATCAATCAAAGTTGAATTATTGAATCGAGATATGACTCAAAAAGAATTAGCCGAACTAATTCATGCTAATCCACAACAATTGAATAGAGCTATTAAAGGCGACATGACACCCAAGTCACGTGAGTTACGTGAGCAAATTGAAAAAGTCCTCGGTATATAG
- a CDS encoding VRR-NUC domain-containing protein has product MESEHNIQSNIMVEVSKTNCTIFRTNVGKVRMFDGRWFDTGLPKGHPDLYGFKHSNGKVFYLEIKNKTGRAREDQKQFHYMLTNHGIIHGIARSPEDALKIIDEELVGYGFE; this is encoded by the coding sequence ATGGAATCAGAACACAATATTCAGTCAAACATCATGGTTGAAGTAAGTAAAACTAACTGTACTATTTTCCGTACGAATGTGGGTAAGGTTCGAATGTTTGATGGAAGGTGGTTCGATACCGGATTGCCTAAGGGACATCCTGACTTATACGGATTTAAACATAGTAACGGAAAAGTATTTTATTTAGAAATTAAAAACAAAACTGGACGAGCACGTGAAGATCAGAAACAGTTTCATTACATGCTAACCAATCACGGTATTATTCACGGCATAGCACGCAGTCCAGAAGACGCTTTAAAAATAATTGATGAGGAGTTGGTGGGGTATGGATTCGAATAA
- a CDS encoding bifunctional DNA primase/polymerase — protein sequence MDCLVNYAVAYAKKGMSVLPMKDKQPLIKFADKPPLTPDEIRKIWKQYPYAQIALRTVNFFVVDIDEHQDGADGFKSIEQFNHKELLKDTLSQKTAGGGRQLFYLKRKDIEVRQNIGWLPGVDVKAHPNNYVVIAPSERNGKKYEWENHNPIVTPDRQLIELINAREKGTTITFSNYDSGKKTATTNLFETIVNGLGDDGTRNNSLTSFVGGLLYRNVPDKVAYQLAQLANENTPDPLPEQEFNRTFTSMLTKDMRRRGGGKTG from the coding sequence ATGGATTGTTTAGTCAATTACGCGGTGGCCTATGCAAAAAAAGGTATGAGTGTCCTGCCAATGAAAGACAAACAACCCTTGATAAAATTTGCGGATAAACCACCGCTAACACCCGATGAAATACGTAAAATATGGAAACAATATCCATATGCACAAATAGCTTTGAGAACCGTTAATTTTTTCGTTGTTGATATTGATGAACACCAAGATGGTGCTGATGGTTTTAAATCGATAGAACAATTTAATCATAAAGAATTACTGAAGGATACCCTGTCACAAAAAACTGCTGGCGGAGGAAGACAACTATTTTATCTGAAACGTAAAGATATTGAAGTAAGACAAAATATAGGTTGGTTACCTGGCGTTGACGTTAAAGCACATCCAAATAACTATGTTGTTATTGCCCCAAGTGAACGAAACGGAAAGAAATATGAATGGGAAAATCACAATCCTATCGTTACTCCAGACAGACAGTTAATTGAATTAATAAATGCTCGTGAGAAGGGAACTACAATAACTTTCTCTAATTACGATTCTGGGAAAAAGACTGCAACTACAAATTTGTTTGAAACAATCGTCAATGGCTTAGGTGACGACGGGACTAGAAATAATAGTTTAACTTCTTTTGTAGGCGGCCTCCTGTATCGAAATGTCCCTGACAAAGTGGCTTATCAATTAGCACAATTAGCTAATGAAAATACGCCTGATCCTTTGCCAGAACAGGAATTTAATCGAACATTTACATCAATGCTTACTAAAGATATGAGACGGCGAGGAGGTGGAAAAACTGGATAA
- a CDS encoding DEAD/DEAH box helicase yields MYQLHKYQQELVNKARQQLSNGKKSVLIISPAGSGKSVVIAEIARLTQLKGGQVMFTVHRKELVEQIIQSFKANGVNTDNCTIMTVGKIVNRLDKLPKPSLIITDETHHSLAKTYKKIYEYYSDVPRLGFTASPWRLSGKGLGDIYESMVEGPTVEWLIDNHYLAPYNYYSVKLINDNELKKSSTGDYTNKSIDDAVGKTIFGDVVKTYQEKINGQKTIVYAHSIEYSKLVVQQFNNAGIKAAHADSKTPAKEREHIMEDFRTGKIQVLSNVDLISEGFDVPDCTAVIMLRPTESLVLDIQQSMRCMRYKPNKTATIIDHVANYSRFGLPDSKRYWTLKDRNKTRKKSNTDSIAIKQCPKCFFVMKGSPSICPNCGESIKPDPVEMDVKKDVNLQVITNYIVTKKVSELHSYKELQEYAKAKNYKNGWVYYQAKTRGLL; encoded by the coding sequence ATGTATCAACTCCACAAGTATCAACAGGAACTGGTGAACAAGGCAAGACAGCAACTAAGTAATGGTAAGAAGTCAGTACTAATTATTAGTCCTGCTGGTTCTGGTAAGTCGGTCGTGATAGCTGAAATTGCTCGTCTAACGCAATTAAAAGGTGGACAGGTAATGTTTACAGTCCATCGGAAAGAGTTAGTCGAACAGATAATACAGTCATTTAAAGCCAATGGAGTAAATACAGATAACTGCACAATTATGACGGTAGGAAAAATAGTCAACCGATTGGATAAGTTGCCAAAACCATCATTAATAATTACTGATGAAACTCATCACTCACTAGCTAAAACCTACAAGAAGATTTATGAATACTATTCGGACGTTCCTAGATTAGGTTTTACTGCAAGCCCATGGAGGCTATCTGGTAAAGGATTAGGAGATATATATGAATCAATGGTTGAAGGTCCAACTGTTGAATGGTTGATTGATAATCATTACTTAGCCCCGTACAACTATTATTCAGTCAAATTGATTAACGACAACGAGTTGAAGAAGTCATCGACTGGAGATTATACAAACAAGTCAATTGATGATGCTGTTGGAAAAACGATCTTCGGTGATGTTGTTAAAACTTACCAAGAAAAAATAAACGGTCAAAAAACTATTGTCTATGCACACAGTATTGAATATAGCAAACTAGTCGTTCAACAGTTCAATAATGCAGGAATCAAAGCGGCACATGCTGACAGTAAAACGCCTGCCAAAGAGCGTGAACATATAATGGAAGATTTCAGAACTGGAAAGATACAAGTTCTATCCAATGTTGATTTAATCAGTGAAGGATTTGATGTTCCAGATTGCACAGCAGTAATCATGTTAAGACCGACTGAATCACTAGTTTTAGATATTCAACAATCAATGCGTTGTATGAGATACAAGCCTAACAAGACAGCAACAATCATTGATCACGTTGCCAATTATTCAAGATTTGGTTTACCAGATTCAAAACGTTATTGGACGCTAAAAGATAGGAACAAAACTCGGAAGAAATCAAATACGGATTCAATAGCTATCAAGCAATGTCCCAAATGTTTCTTCGTTATGAAAGGGAGTCCTTCTATATGTCCCAACTGTGGAGAGTCAATTAAGCCGGATCCTGTAGAAATGGACGTAAAGAAAGACGTCAATCTACAAGTTATTACTAATTATATTGTTACCAAAAAAGTAAGCGAGCTTCATAGTTACAAAGAATTACAGGAATATGCGAAAGCAAAAAATTATAAAAATGGCTGGGTTTACTACCAAGCTAAAACGAGAGGACTTTTATAA
- a CDS encoding helix-turn-helix domain-containing protein, with amino-acid sequence MTTFERIKKVSKEQGYSLTKLNDKAGLGTNSIYHWKTKTPSTESLSKVANVLHVSVDYLLGKTDDPDINAKSKKVDIKDAMQDDYTIMSYGGREIPPEELEMIRRILDGGK; translated from the coding sequence ATGACAACGTTTGAACGAATTAAAAAAGTTTCAAAAGAACAGGGGTATTCCCTAACAAAACTAAATGACAAAGCTGGCTTAGGCACAAATTCCATATATCATTGGAAAACTAAAACGCCTAGTACTGAAAGCCTATCTAAGGTTGCTAATGTTTTACACGTATCTGTAGACTACCTATTGGGTAAAACGGATGATCCGGATATTAACGCTAAATCTAAAAAAGTAGATATTAAAGATGCTATGCAAGATGACTACACCATCATGAGCTATGGTGGTAGAGAAATACCACCGGAGGAATTAGAAATGATTAGACGTATCTTAGATGGGGGAAAATAA
- a CDS encoding DNA adenine methylase encodes MKNIDRWKRGLPYTGNKSQVAEKIMNILPNGKRFVDVFGGGGSMSLHAASSNKYDLVLYNDRRKYVVELLKDLLLGDSKLNFLDYVYITRDDFLDWRDNKPISVERTLILICYSFGNNMHDYLWSEKNEAEKLQATKALFFGNSGTFLDNIYAEAKELSTIQEKYAYFHKWIRHHKDSLKHNNQLEQLKQLERLQRLQHLAQLKQLERLQRLQHLAQLKQLERLQRLQHLARLQQLEQLQRLQQLERIEYSSCDYHELNIKPDDIVYCDPPYINTKQSYGEFNNDDFDNWLNQLPTNQIYISEYTVLPNTEIACELGKKQNFISTPGNSRKTELLLKYIHH; translated from the coding sequence ATGAAAAACATTGATAGGTGGAAACGAGGGCTTCCTTATACTGGCAATAAAAGTCAAGTAGCGGAAAAAATAATGAACATATTGCCTAACGGCAAACGCTTCGTTGACGTTTTTGGGGGTGGCGGCTCCATGTCATTACACGCTGCATCCTCCAATAAATATGATTTGGTTTTGTACAATGATCGTAGAAAATACGTTGTTGAGCTACTAAAAGACTTGCTCTTGGGGGATTCAAAGCTTAATTTTTTAGATTATGTTTATATCACACGAGATGATTTTTTAGATTGGCGCGATAATAAACCAATATCAGTAGAAAGGACGCTGATACTTATTTGTTATTCTTTTGGTAATAATATGCACGATTACCTTTGGAGTGAAAAAAATGAGGCCGAAAAATTGCAGGCTACCAAGGCACTATTTTTTGGTAACTCTGGGACTTTTTTAGATAACATATATGCAGAAGCCAAAGAACTTTCTACTATTCAAGAAAAATATGCTTATTTTCACAAGTGGATTAGACATCATAAAGACTCGTTGAAACATAATAATCAATTAGAACAACTAAAACAATTAGAACGACTACAACGACTACAGCACTTAGCACAACTAAAACAATTAGAACGACTACAACGACTACAGCACTTAGCACAACTAAAACAATTAGAACGACTACAACGACTACAGCACTTAGCACGACTACAACAATTAGAACAGCTACAACGACTACAACAATTAGAGCGAATAGAATACTCCTCGTGTGACTATCATGAATTGAATATCAAACCAGATGACATCGTGTATTGCGACCCGCCATATATTAATACTAAGCAATCATATGGCGAGTTTAATAATGATGATTTTGATAATTGGTTGAATCAGTTACCAACGAACCAAATATATATTTCAGAGTATACTGTCCTACCTAATACCGAGATAGCGTGTGAACTCGGTAAGAAACAGAATTTTATTTCAACTCCGGGCAATTCACGAAAAACAGAATTATTGCTAAAGTATATACACCATTAA
- a CDS encoding DNA cytosine methyltransferase, which translates to MLKTDTINELIGVDDSWKAPEKLISNNVSINSQLYKQAGNSVTVPVIYEIAKRMNQED; encoded by the coding sequence ATGTTAAAAACGGACACTATCAACGAACTAATAGGCGTTGATGATTCGTGGAAAGCACCAGAAAAATTGATTAGTAATAACGTAAGTATAAATTCACAACTTTATAAACAGGCTGGTAATTCTGTGACTGTACCAGTTATTTACGAAATTGCTAAAAGAATGAACCAGGAGGACTAA
- a CDS encoding helix-turn-helix transcriptional regulator, with product MNNRIKELRKEKHWTQQKLAEYFHVSPSTIHSWERGDVPMLIDDFHTLAMIFGVSMEYLGGYRDERNR from the coding sequence ATGAACAACAGGATTAAAGAACTAAGGAAAGAAAAACATTGGACACAACAGAAACTTGCTGAATATTTTCATGTCAGTCCATCAACTATCCACAGCTGGGAGCGTGGAGATGTCCCAATGCTGATTGATGACTTCCACACACTGGCAATGATTTTTGGCGTATCAATGGAATATTTAGGAGGTTATAGAGATGAACGCAATAGATAA
- a CDS encoding DUF669 domain-containing protein: MSLFKTDYSNTGNNNYDTLPTDNYEVIIEDITENATPSGAETLQLKLRVRKDLDKALPETNGKYHNRIVFMDNWKRKATKDYDWESIQDIFKAVGVPEGQEYNSIDDVRNALINKPANVYVKEEDNEYNGKTTKVNRVAPWNFSKTAYPVDPLASQTNTVEVNEDDLPF, translated from the coding sequence ATGTCATTATTCAAAACAGATTACTCAAATACAGGAAATAACAACTACGATACTCTACCAACAGATAATTATGAGGTGATTATCGAAGACATAACAGAGAATGCAACACCAAGTGGAGCGGAAACCCTACAACTTAAATTACGTGTTCGTAAAGATTTAGACAAAGCATTACCAGAAACTAACGGAAAATATCATAACAGAATTGTATTCATGGATAACTGGAAACGTAAAGCTACTAAAGATTATGACTGGGAAAGTATTCAAGATATTTTTAAGGCTGTTGGTGTTCCCGAAGGCCAAGAATATAACTCAATTGATGATGTTAGAAATGCACTAATTAATAAGCCCGCAAATGTCTATGTTAAAGAAGAAGACAATGAATACAACGGCAAGACAACTAAAGTTAATCGTGTAGCACCCTGGAATTTCAGTAAGACTGCGTATCCAGTTGATCCATTAGCTAGTCAAACAAATACTGTAGAAGTTAATGAAGACGACCTTCCGTTTTAG
- a CDS encoding MazG-like family protein → MDNDLIKAVQEWSKERGLDNNDPAKQFNKLQEEIDELKEAYKNHDFSNANSGFPDSIGDVMVVMIILCQQTGFDLKDCLELAVDTIKNRKGKTLNGVFIKNEGE, encoded by the coding sequence ATGGACAACGATTTAATTAAAGCAGTACAAGAATGGTCAAAAGAACGTGGCTTAGATAATAATGACCCAGCGAAACAATTTAATAAGCTGCAAGAAGAGATTGATGAGTTAAAGGAAGCATATAAGAATCATGATTTCTCAAATGCTAACTCAGGTTTCCCGGATTCGATTGGTGATGTGATGGTTGTCATGATTATCCTCTGTCAACAAACAGGATTCGATTTAAAAGATTGCTTGGAACTTGCAGTTGATACGATCAAGAATCGTAAAGGGAAGACTTTAAATGGTGTGTTCATTAAGAACGAGGGGGAATAA
- a CDS encoding AAA family ATPase has protein sequence MKEIDFKDLDRTKNWRVTLYGKPGVGKTTAIKYLKGKTLELAFDDSAKVLAGMNIDGKVLVMDGEQPTNEIVEMLKVAKAEQGNYDNLVLDNISALEKNWFIEQGRKSKNGISNEIQNYNTWTNYFIRMINAFYKLDYNILITAWEFQVPITTESGQTFEQYSPQIRDSVRNTFMGLTDVVGRMIIKPSTGERGVILEGNDGLFAKNRLDNRKGCKIEDLFKWGDVDVSTPQVSTGTGEQGKTATK, from the coding sequence ATGAAAGAGATTGACTTTAAAGATTTAGACAGAACTAAAAACTGGCGTGTCACTCTCTACGGCAAGCCTGGTGTGGGTAAGACAACGGCAATTAAATATCTAAAAGGTAAAACTTTAGAATTAGCATTTGATGATTCAGCAAAAGTACTGGCTGGTATGAATATAGACGGTAAAGTCCTTGTAATGGATGGTGAACAACCTACAAATGAAATCGTGGAAATGCTTAAAGTAGCTAAAGCAGAGCAAGGCAATTACGACAATTTAGTTCTGGATAATATTTCTGCCCTTGAGAAAAATTGGTTCATAGAGCAGGGAAGAAAATCTAAAAATGGTATTTCAAATGAAATCCAAAACTACAACACGTGGACGAACTATTTCATCAGAATGATCAATGCATTTTATAAGTTGGATTACAACATTCTAATCACGGCTTGGGAATTTCAAGTTCCTATTACTACAGAAAGTGGACAAACGTTTGAACAATATAGTCCACAAATCAGAGATAGCGTTCGTAACACTTTCATGGGATTAACTGATGTAGTTGGTCGAATGATTATAAAGCCTAGTACTGGTGAACGTGGTGTAATCCTTGAAGGCAATGATGGACTATTTGCAAAGAACAGACTGGATAACCGTAAGGGTTGCAAGATAGAAGACCTGTTTAAGTGGGGTGATGTAGATGTATCAACTCCACAAGTATCAACAGGAACTGGTGAACAAGGCAAGACAGCAACTAAGTAA
- a CDS encoding HNH endonuclease: MVTSISKPKKLIFKNGKRVLVDFDEVSRSEYDKQYNRRRAVEKPDYLKFYHSTQWQKVRAEAMTRDLDLCVRCGNKGYLVDHIVPSEDDWSNRYDVDNLETLCKKCHQLKTKREWTKRHKGVQRAMKVHVISGYPGSGMASYVASKVDTSHDLVFDYDLLMSSLNGNLIESIYSDNDNQSNNQDKLSNIKSRLHQSNVDIYEYVELIYEMILRKLRTERTFNNVWILRTFPDERLKNLLVTTGYDVEYLRLDTTREECTRRLKTVGRYTDSMSTTMDKIDRLDDEGLFDDYKLIKTKKRKK, translated from the coding sequence GTGGTGACCAGTATCAGCAAACCAAAGAAGCTAATATTTAAAAATGGAAAACGGGTACTGGTTGATTTTGATGAGGTGTCCCGTTCTGAATACGACAAGCAATATAATCGAAGGCGTGCCGTTGAGAAACCAGACTACCTTAAGTTTTACCATAGTACCCAGTGGCAAAAGGTGAGAGCTGAAGCCATGACCAGAGACCTTGACCTATGTGTGAGATGTGGCAATAAAGGTTATCTAGTTGATCATATTGTTCCATCAGAAGATGATTGGTCAAACAGATATGACGTTGACAACTTAGAAACATTATGTAAGAAGTGTCATCAACTCAAGACTAAAAGAGAATGGACTAAGAGACACAAAGGAGTACAACGAGCCATGAAGGTACACGTTATATCAGGATACCCTGGGAGCGGTATGGCTAGCTACGTAGCCAGTAAAGTGGATACTAGTCACGATCTAGTATTTGATTATGATTTGTTAATGAGTTCGTTAAATGGAAATTTAATTGAATCAATTTATTCAGACAATGACAATCAGTCAAACAATCAAGACAAACTATCCAACATCAAGTCTAGACTTCATCAGTCCAACGTAGACATCTATGAATATGTTGAACTCATTTACGAGATGATACTACGCAAGTTAAGGACAGAGCGTACGTTTAATAATGTGTGGATATTAAGAACCTTCCCAGACGAAAGACTGAAGAACTTGTTAGTCACAACTGGATATGATGTTGAGTACTTAAGACTTGATACAACAAGAGAAGAATGTACAAGAAGATTGAAGACAGTCGGACGGTACACGGACAGTATGTCTACTACTATGGACAAGATAGATAGATTAGATGATGAAGGATTGTTTGATGATTATAAATTGATAAAAACAAAAAAAAGAAAAAAATAA
- a CDS encoding phage antirepressor KilAC domain-containing protein, whose amino-acid sequence MNNLVIMKDQQAVTSSLQVAETFDKSHKHVLKAIDNLKEGVAENWADLFYEDTYIHPQNRQPYRVIYMSRDGFTLLAMGFTGKKALKFKMRYIEAFNKMEDQIKTGGFKVPSTMAEALRLAADQQEQLELMKPKAIFADSVATSHTTILVGDLAKIIKGNGVDTGARRLFQWMRDNGYLIKRKGADYNSPTQKSMEMGLFKIKESSHVNGDGVTVVTKTPKVTGKGQQYFVNKFLADQQLKIL is encoded by the coding sequence ATGAACAACTTAGTAATTATGAAAGATCAGCAAGCAGTGACTAGCAGTTTACAAGTTGCGGAAACGTTTGATAAAAGCCACAAGCATGTATTAAAGGCGATCGACAACTTAAAAGAGGGGGTGGCCGAAAATTGGGCAGACCTATTTTATGAAGATACATATATTCATCCTCAAAATAGACAACCATACCGCGTAATTTACATGAGCCGAGATGGTTTTACATTGCTAGCAATGGGATTCACAGGCAAGAAAGCTCTTAAATTCAAAATGCGATATATTGAAGCTTTTAACAAGATGGAGGATCAAATAAAAACTGGCGGTTTTAAAGTTCCGTCAACAATGGCCGAAGCTTTACGGTTAGCAGCCGACCAACAAGAACAGCTTGAACTAATGAAACCCAAAGCGATATTTGCAGATTCGGTAGCAACATCACATACCACTATCTTAGTTGGTGATCTTGCCAAAATCATCAAAGGAAATGGCGTTGATACAGGTGCAAGACGTTTATTCCAATGGATGAGAGATAACGGGTACTTAATCAAGCGTAAAGGCGCAGATTATAATTCTCCAACTCAAAAATCGATGGAAATGGGATTGTTCAAGATCAAGGAATCGAGCCACGTTAACGGTGATGGGGTAACTGTCGTTACTAAAACACCTAAGGTTACCGGTAAAGGACAACAATACTTCGTAAATAAATTTCTTGCAGATCAGCAGTTAAAAATCTTATAG
- a CDS encoding DUF771 domain-containing protein, which translates to MQEMTLNVPDELLTTLIKQQINKKQTELTEINWDTKTAAKRTGIKEDRVKAIFRNQKWKHELDAENGGSVLYPYQGQGYQINPKRFTEFCDKHWFEIMNLNPRKR; encoded by the coding sequence ATGCAAGAAATGACATTGAATGTTCCAGATGAATTATTAACCACATTGATTAAACAGCAAATCAATAAAAAGCAGACGGAGTTAACCGAAATCAACTGGGATACAAAGACTGCAGCAAAACGAACCGGAATTAAAGAAGATCGTGTAAAAGCCATCTTCCGTAATCAGAAGTGGAAACACGAGCTCGATGCTGAGAACGGTGGATCAGTCTTATACCCCTATCAAGGGCAGGGATACCAAATCAATCCAAAACGATTTACCGAGTTTTGCGATAAACATTGGTTTGAAATCATGAATTTAAATCCAAGGAAGCGATGA